Genomic DNA from Desulfobulbaceae bacterium:
TGGAACTTAGAGACAAAAGAACAGACAACAGAACAAATGCTAATAACGCATCAGCTAAATTTATCATTTTACGTACTCCATTGTCAGAATGGCGGCAAAAAAGACCAGAGCAAAAGAGGTTAGAATAAACTTAGGCACCAGGTTCATTTTAAAACGCGCAATAATTGATTCGGTGATTCCGATTGCTACATAAATAAGAGACAATATTACTAGGAAGATGACGCCGTTGAGGAAAACAGACCCTGTTTTAAATGGCAGAATAAGGCAGGTAATAAATGAGGAGTAGAAAAACAGTTTCAAAAAAGAACCCCATTCGATAAGGGCAAGGTCTGGTCCGCTATGGTCAAGAATCATAACTTCATGAATCATGGTTAATTCAAGATGGGTGGCGGGGTCATCAACGGGAACTCGAGAGTTTTCCGTTAAGAGAACAATGAAGAGGGCAACAACGACCAACAGCAGCAAGGCACCATGGTTGCCGAGCATGTTTATAGCCTGAGGGCCTGTGAAAAATTCTACAAAGCTTAGTGATCCATTAATTCGATAAAAAAGAATGAGTACAACAAAGAGAGTTGCTTCTGCCAGGGTTGAGAAATACGCCTCACGTGCAGCACCCATTCCTTCAAAAGGTGAGGCTGTATCCAGTGCCGCTAGAATAGTAAAAAAGCGCCCTAGGCCCATCAGGTAAAAAAGGATAATGACATCGCCGTGAAAGCTGAAGACAGGAGGCATTCCGGCAATTGGAAAGAACAGAAGCACCATGAGAGCGCTACAGAAACTGACCGTTGGCCCAAGTTTAAAGACAAAGGATGAACTGGTGCTGTAAACTGAGCCTTTGCGGAACAGCTTAATGAGATTGTAGTATTTTACCAACATTGGGGGGCCTTGTTTGCCAGCAAAAAAAGCCTTTGTTTTTAAAATGACTGCTGGGAAAAAAGGAGCTACCAACAATGCGGTGATATACAAAAGTAATGATTCCATTATGTCCTCAAAATGATTTGTGACGGAGAGTGGGTCAGAATTCGTCCTTTGCTTTACAGAAATAGTAGCAACGCCACAATTGTCAAAATTATATAGCCGATATACAGCTGAATATTTCCGTGTTGAATCCACCTCAACTTTTGCAGAAGTCTGTAGAGTGGCTTTGTGATCCAACTTTGTATATACAGTTCAGCAATATCTGTAACTTGAGTCTCGTATGTTGTTTTGCCGGGGAAAATCTTATTGATGCCGGTGTATTTCGATATAAGTGGGACAAAAGGTCGGTAGAAATCAATCATTGAAGCAGCGTATGATGTTCCAGTGTACTGCATCCGTACTGTTGGCTTTGTGAAACCGCAACCCCATGTTGGTCCTGCTCCAATCTCTTTTTTCATATACAGCATTTTTCTCAATAAACTTATCACCACAAATATTGCAATAAAGAGGATTGCACCTTTTGCAATGTTATTAATTAACACGACAAAGATCTCGGGAGAAAAATCCCCAGCAATCTTCAGGTCGCGTATGCCCATAAAAGAGAGACGAACAAACGGTTCGGGCAGCACCCCAATTAGAAGGCAGGCTAAGGCTAATACAATCATGGTTAAACGCATGCTAAGTCCTGCTTCGGTGGCCTTTGCTGCGGCTTCTGTTCGTGGTTCGCCCAGAAAGCCAAGACCCATAACTTTGGTGAAGCAAGCAGTGGCGAAGCCACCAATGACAGCTAGAGAAACAATAGCAAGCACGGATAAAATAAAATTTTCCTTGGTTAGGTGAACGCCTTGAAAAGCACCGTAATAGATCAGGAATTCGCCTATGAAACCACTGAATGGGGGTAATCCTGAAATTGCAATTGAACCAACCAGAAAGGTTTTACCTGTGGTTGGCATCCTCTTGATTAAACCGCCTAAATGATTGATTGAGCGCGTATGAGTTTTGTGAAGCACAGCTCCGGCGCCCATGAAGAGCAAAGTTTTGAAAATGGAGTGATTGAAAACATGCATAAAGGCTCCGGCAAAACCAAAGAAGGCCATAGCAGGTTTTTCTACAGCAACACCCATCATACCGATACCAAGACCAATAAGAATAATGCCGATGTTTTCAACACTACTGTAGGCCAGGAGCTTTTTCATATCCTGTTTGCCCAGTGCGTAGACTACGCCAAGTACGCCGGTTACCATGCCTGTGACTAAAACTATTTGACCAAAGGCCAGTGATGGGGTGCCGAGCAGGGCATATGTCCGGATAATTCCGTATATTCCCATTTTGATCATAACTCCCGACATTACAGCCGAAATATGGCTTGGGGCAGCCGGGTGAGCATGGGGCAGCCAGATGTGGAGGGGGAAAATACCTGCTTTTGAGCCAAAACCAATAAAGGCTAAAATAAAAACGATGAGCTTTATCTCTTCGGGGATCTGACTGAAGGCCTCAAAGGCAAAACTGCCAGAGTGGGTATAGACAAGGGCAAAGGCTGCAAAAATAAACATTGCGCCCAACTGGGCGAAGATGAAATACATATATCCTGCTTTTCTGGTTGGTTTGGATTTGTAGTCATAGATAACCAGAAAAAAAGAGGAGAGGGACATGATCTCCCAGGACAGTGCAAAGGTGGGAATATTATTTGAACAGGCAACTAACGCCATTGAAACAACCAGCACAGCATAAAAAAGATAATTAACGGCAGATTTAACAGACTCAGCGGTGTTTTCCAGGTAGTGAAAGCTGTAGAATGCTGCTAAAGGCGAAATAATGAAGATAGGAACTAAGAAAAAAGCTGCGACGCTGTCCATCTTAAACGACAGGGTGAAAATGTGGAGCCATGGCCAGGAAACAATCTGAACGGTCTCAGTTTGGTACAGGAATGAAAAGACACTGGTTAAGCCAACCGCAGAGCCTAAAGTGATTGCCAAAATAGTGGCAGCCTTCATGAAAATGAACTGGCGGTTAAAGAGGACAGAAACCGTTGTTCCGAACAATATCAGAGCCAAAGAAAGAAAAAAAGTATCCATCGAGATCAATTCCCTTTTTATTGAAGCATCAGTATTACAGCGTACCGTATACACTGTGATGCAGGTATTAATTCAAATATACAAAATCAAAATATAGTACAACACCAGACTAATGAGTTTGAATGACGGAACCTCATTGGTATCGAACTTTTCTGAAAAAGCACTGCATTTATGTTACTGTGTTTTTGAGGGGCTGTATGCCCGCGAAAATGACTTCGTAGCAAAACCTACAGAGTCATCGTCGTCGGTCATGAGGGGCAGATTCTGGTAGTAGAAGCTGTCGAGCATGGCTGGCGGCGAAATTGTGCTACAAAATGAAACACTCGTTTGTAAATGTCAAGCGGAAAATAGGGGTTTTTTTAGATAAAAATACCCTTGTGGGTATAAGTACCCTCAAGGGTTTGTGGGTTGTGAAGAGGTAAAAGAGGGTTCAGAGCGGGCTTAATTATTTGCCTTCCACCGTAAAATGGGCTTACGGGTCATTCGCCAGTAACTGGGAGAGAATAGGATGGCAATTGTATACAGCTCTAGGCGACCAGCAAGCATACAAAAAATAAGAATGAGTTTAGCTGGAGCAGGAAGGTGACCAAAATTCTGGGTTGGGCCTACAAGGTTGAGTCCTGGGCCGATATTATTGAGTGTGGCAATTACTGAGGTAAGGCCGGTGACAATGTCGACGCCAAGCATGGTGATAAGAAGAGAGGCCACAACAAAGACGACCAGGTAGATAGCAAAAAAACCAAGAATTGCGATCATGACCTCCTGAGGTACTTTTACTTTGCCCAGTTTGATGGTCTCGATCTGGCGGGGATGAATTAACTTGTGAAGCTGTAAGCGTGCATATTTAAAAAACAGGAGGAGGCGAACAACTTTGATGCCGCCACCTGTTGAACCAGCACAACCACCAACGAACATTAAGGTGACGAGAAGAGTTTGGCAAAATGGTGGCCAAAGATTAAAGTCAGCGGTACCGAAACCTGTCGTTGTGATAATTGAAACGACCTGAAAAAGCACATCCCGAAAGTTCATGGCCATATTGAGGCTGGTGTCGTTCACTGCTCTGACAGCAAAAATTGACAGGGTTGCGAACAAGATGATGATGAGGTAGAAAACAAACTCTTCACTTTTCCAGTAGGCATTCAGCTTGCCGCGTAGCGCCATGAAATGAAGGGAGAAATTGACTCCGGCCAGGAACATGAAAATGATGACGACGTATTGAATATAACTTGAGTTGTAATGACCAAGCGAGTCGTTAAAGTTAGAAAACCCTCCAGTCGCCAGGGTTGAAAAAGAGTGGGTGAGGGCATTAAAAAAATCGACTCCGCCAGCCATGAGTAAGACTGTTTCGACGACAGTCATCAAAAGATAGACACTCCAGAGAATTCGGGCAGTATCATGAATACGCGGTGCCAGTTTGTCCTTTGTCGGTCCGGGCACTTCGGCCTGAAAAAGCTGCATTCCGCCAATTCCTAGAAGAGGCAAGATTGCCAGGGTAAGGAGAATAATACCCATGCCGCCCAACCAGTGGGTCATGCTGCGCCAGAACAGCAGGCTTTTGGGGAGGACCTCGATGTCGGAGAGGATTGTTGATCCAGTTGTCGTAAAGCCTGACATTGACTCAAAGAGGGCATCGACAAAGGAGGGAATATTGCCGTTCAGTACATAGGGCAGCGCCCCAAGCAGGGCGAGCCCGATCCAACTCAGGGCAACAATGGCAAAACCATCCTTATAGCCCAGATCTTTTTCGGGCAGAAAAACCGCAATAAAAACTGAGCCGATACTCAAGCCCAGGAGGGAACTGATCAAAAAGGTGTTGACCATCCCATCGTTATAATACAGGCTGAATGGAATTGGGGTAAGCAGCATCAAAGAAAGGATGATGGTCAGTTTACCGAGTAAATTGAGAACGCCGCCGATTCGCATGGTGGTGTCAGTCTAGTTGGTTTCGGTAGAGGAAAACCGTTCTTCAACGGCCTTGGCGGCTTTTTGAGTAAAGAAAATAACCAGATTGTCGCCCGGAAGAATTATTGTGTCGCCTGACGGAATGAAGGCCGAAGCATTCCGTACGACAGCTCCGACAACAGAATTAAGAGGCCAAGAGCAATTTTTAAGAGCACGATTTGAGATGGACTTATTATTTGGCACAGTGGCCTCCATCACCTCAGCGTCAGAATTTAATATTGTGGCGATAGAAACAATTGAACCACGGCGAACGTAACGTAAAATCATATCCGCCACAACCTGTAGTGGACTCAAAGCGACATCTATCCCGAGTTTTCCTAACAGCGGAATAAAGTCATTTCTGTCAATCTTGG
This window encodes:
- a CDS encoding NADH-quinone oxidoreductase subunit H; the encoded protein is MESLLLYITALLVAPFFPAVILKTKAFFAGKQGPPMLVKYYNLIKLFRKGSVYSTSSSFVFKLGPTVSFCSALMVLLFFPIAGMPPVFSFHGDVIILFYLMGLGRFFTILAALDTASPFEGMGAAREAYFSTLAEATLFVVLILFYRINGSLSFVEFFTGPQAINMLGNHGALLLLVVVALFIVLLTENSRVPVDDPATHLELTMIHEVMILDHSGPDLALIEWGSFLKLFFYSSFITCLILPFKTGSVFLNGVIFLVILSLIYVAIGITESIIARFKMNLVPKFILTSFALVFFAAILTMEYVK
- a CDS encoding hydrogenase; this encodes MDTFFLSLALILFGTTVSVLFNRQFIFMKAATILAITLGSAVGLTSVFSFLYQTETVQIVSWPWLHIFTLSFKMDSVAAFFLVPIFIISPLAAFYSFHYLENTAESVKSAVNYLFYAVLVVSMALVACSNNIPTFALSWEIMSLSSFFLVIYDYKSKPTRKAGYMYFIFAQLGAMFIFAAFALVYTHSGSFAFEAFSQIPEEIKLIVFILAFIGFGSKAGIFPLHIWLPHAHPAAPSHISAVMSGVMIKMGIYGIIRTYALLGTPSLAFGQIVLVTGMVTGVLGVVYALGKQDMKKLLAYSSVENIGIILIGLGIGMMGVAVEKPAMAFFGFAGAFMHVFNHSIFKTLLFMGAGAVLHKTHTRSINHLGGLIKRMPTTGKTFLVGSIAISGLPPFSGFIGEFLIYYGAFQGVHLTKENFILSVLAIVSLAVIGGFATACFTKVMGLGFLGEPRTEAAAKATEAGLSMRLTMIVLALACLLIGVLPEPFVRLSFMGIRDLKIAGDFSPEIFVVLINNIAKGAILFIAIFVVISLLRKMLYMKKEIGAGPTWGCGFTKPTVRMQYTGTSYAASMIDFYRPFVPLISKYTGINKIFPGKTTYETQVTDIAELYIQSWITKPLYRLLQKLRWIQHGNIQLYIGYIILTIVALLLFL
- a CDS encoding TrkH family potassium uptake protein; this translates as MRIGGVLNLLGKLTIILSLMLLTPIPFSLYYNDGMVNTFLISSLLGLSIGSVFIAVFLPEKDLGYKDGFAIVALSWIGLALLGALPYVLNGNIPSFVDALFESMSGFTTTGSTILSDIEVLPKSLLFWRSMTHWLGGMGIILLTLAILPLLGIGGMQLFQAEVPGPTKDKLAPRIHDTARILWSVYLLMTVVETVLLMAGGVDFFNALTHSFSTLATGGFSNFNDSLGHYNSSYIQYVVIIFMFLAGVNFSLHFMALRGKLNAYWKSEEFVFYLIIILFATLSIFAVRAVNDTSLNMAMNFRDVLFQVVSIITTTGFGTADFNLWPPFCQTLLVTLMFVGGCAGSTGGGIKVVRLLLFFKYARLQLHKLIHPRQIETIKLGKVKVPQEVMIAILGFFAIYLVVFVVASLLITMLGVDIVTGLTSVIATLNNIGPGLNLVGPTQNFGHLPAPAKLILIFCMLAGRLELYTIAILFSPSYWRMTRKPILRWKANN